The genome window CGCTGGTGGCTTTCGCCGCGCGTCGAGACGAACACGCGGTGGCCGCGGTGGCGTGCAATCCGGAGCACGATATGCGCCGACGAGCCGAAACCGAACAGCGCGAGCGTTCCGCCCGGTGGCACTTCCGCCAGTTCGAGCGCGCGGTATCCGATGATGCCGGCACACATCAGAGGCGCTGCTTCCGCGTCGGAGAATTCGTCGGGAATCGCGTAGGCGAATCGTTCGTCGACGAACGCATATTCGGCGTATCCGCCGTCGGCGTGCCAGCCGGTGTAACGCGACGACGGGCAAAGGTTCTCGCGCCCGCTCTGGCACCACCGGCAAACTCCGCAGGTTGACCGCAACCATGCGATGCCGACGCGTGAGCCGGCAGCAAACCGGCGGGCGCCTGCTCCGCACCGCTCCACGGTTCCGACGACCTGGTGGCCGGGGACGATCGGAAGCTTCTGCTCGGCAAGGTCGCCTTCGATCACATGAAGGTCAGTGCGGCAGACTCCGCACGCACGCACGCGCACCAGAATCTCATGCTCGGCAGGCGCGGGGAGGGGCGCATCAACGAGTCGAAGGGGTTTCGTCGCCGCGTCGGCAAGTTTTTCGAGAATCATCGCACGCATCGACATCATCCTGGCTGCGGCGAGCGCGATCGAAGTTTCTTCGATGCGGTCTGCTTAGTCCGCGCGATCGGTAGCCAATGACAGAGTTGGGAGGTTCCCGTTCAAGCTCCGGCCCAGACCGTCCTGATCCCGAGTTCCCTGGCAGCCTTCGCCATCACCGTGTCCGACGTCAGCAGCCCGAGTCCATCGAGCTCCGCCACGGCAAGGTGGAGAGCATCGAGACTTCGCAGCCTTTGCCTCGTCGACCACAACTGGGCGCCTGCGTGATCGAAGTGCCGGCGGTCGACATCGATCGCCCGAAACAGTCCGGTGACGACGTCGCGTCGAAAAGCGTCCAATGCCGACTGTGCCTGCGTCCTGGACAGCTCCTTGTCGTGAACCTTGCGACGAAGCGCGGCGCTGGCCTCCGTCACCACGAGGGAAGAAACCATGCGCTGCCTTTGAGTGCGCAGGGCGCGCTCGGCGCGCTCGCTCTGATCCTCCGGCACGTAGTACGCGACTACCACGCTGGTATCGCAATAGACCGCCGTCATGCACGTTCTTCGTCGCGCATGCGTACGACCGTGCTGCGGCGGGGTTTCGCCCCTTTCCTCAGCATGGCCTTGCGCTCTTCGGTACGGTCGGGAAGCGTCACCGCACCGCGATCGGTCGGCACCAGTCGCGCTACCTCACGGCCATGACGGGTTATCGTCACAGAGTGTCCGGACCTGACCTCGGCAAGAAGGTCGGCCAGGTGGCTACGGACATCGCGGATACTGACGCGGCGCATGGCGGGACCTCCTGTATGTACACGGAAAATGTACACACCGGCCTCCCGAGGAGCAACGGCGGGCGCGATCGGTCTTCGCTGGGAAACAGCGCCCGGGTCCGTGAAGGTAGCCCCTCCATGATCCCTGCTTAGTTCGGTTGGTGGGACTGAGGCAATCACGCAGATGGAATAAGGCGCGACGGTTCTTCGGTCAGTCATCGCGCCGGAACGCTCAAATGTCCCCCGTCAGCGCGTGTTCGTTCGACCAGGTTTCTCTCGACAGCAGCGAATCGGGCGCGCACGATTCGCGCGTCGACCTCAATCTCGTCTGGAACAAGGAGACTCGTCGTGCGCGCACAACTTCTCACCTCTTCCATCCTTCTCGCTCTGGCTGCTGCGATCCCCGCTCACGCGGCGAGCTCGACGTCGACGCCGGCGATCCGCGTCGTCCCGCCCGACGGAATCTGGTGCGCCGTTACCAATGTTAGCACCAAGCCGCTCGATGTTTCCGTCGCGACCGTTGGAGAGAACGGCAGCGAGCTGAACAACAGCGGCGTCGTCACGGTGGCGCCGGGTGCGAGCGTGGGCAACGCGGCCTCGTCACCGAGCATCACAGGCTTCGTCTATTGCCGTGCCAATGGGCAGCCGAGCAAGAAAGTTCACGTGACGACGTGTCTCGTCACGGCCAATACGATCGTGAGCGGCAGCGGAGAGTGCCTGGCCACGACGACGTCGCCGTAGCGCGATTGCCGCGCCGCGCGGGCGCGGTTGCGGCGAGGTTCCGGACCGGAACGGCGGCTAAGGCTCCCCACTCCACCGACATGTTGGCCGCTTCGGCCGACTCGCCTGCAATGCGGCTTACCGCACCGCCTCGACCTTCCTGTCGTTATTCCACATGAGCGTCGTGAACTCGGCCTCCCAGCAGTCGACGTTGCCGGCGGTGTTGGCGACGAGCTGCACCCGCACCGGTGCTGTCAGCGGAAGCGCCGGAAGCGCGAGGCTTTTGCTGAGCGCTTTCGCACGAACCCTGGCTTCGCCGGCCATGCCGGCGCGAAGAACGATCCGGCGCATTCCGTCGGTCAGGCCGGCCCGGTCGAAATAGCGGAAGCCGTCCGGTGTGGTCGTCTTCCAGTGGCTGCCGGGCGGAACCACGAGCTCGACGACGGGCAGACCCGCTGCATAAACGCAGAGCGTGATTTCCGTCGAGCCCGATACCGGATTGCCGAGGTCTTCGAGGCCGGTTGCTTCGCCGTCCTTCCACACGAACTCGAGGGCTTTGGCGGAAGTATCTCCCACGTCCCTCATGCGGATGCGCGCCCGCGACTGATCGCGGCAGTCGCTGCGCGGCACGGGTCCGCAGATATCGACAGACGGCAACGTCGTCGTGCTCGTGGAGGTCGTCGTGGACGTCGTCGTGGACGTGGTCGTGCTCGTCGACGTGCTCGTGGTTGTGGGGATCGTGCTGGTCGTCGTTGATGTCGTGGTGGTTGTCGTCGATGTCGTGGTCGTTGTCGGCGGGCAGTCCACACGGTCGAAGACCGCCAGTCCGTTGCTCCCGTATCCTCCGACGTAGACGCTCTTGCCGTCGTCACTCGCGGTCATGCCGACCGAATCCTGCATTGCGACTCCGACCGTACAGCCGTCGCTGCCGGTCCGGTTCACGCAGCCGTACGCGCCGGGCTGCTGCGTGATCTCGCCGTTCGTCATGTCACGGTCGAAGATTGCGACACCGTCACTGTCCTCGAATCCCACGTATACCGCCATGCCGTCGGAGCTCACCACCACCGAGCGCGGCGAGACGAGACCGTGCCCATCGGTGCACAGCCCGAAGGAGCCATTGTTGCTGATGCATCCGGCGTGACCGGGCTTCTGTGTCAGCTCGCCGGTGGCAACGTTGCGGTCGAACACGGTGATCGCGTTGCTGCTGCCGGTAAAGCCGGCCACCACGTAAAGGTTCTTGCCGTCCGGGCTGAGCGCGCCGTTGATCGCCAGCACGAGCTGCGATCCGTCCGTGCAGGCACCGCCGCTGCCGTCGTCGCTGATGCAGCCGGCGGTCCCGGGTTTCTGCGTAAGCACACCGGTTACCGTGTTGCGGTCGAAGATCGCGATCGCATTCGAGGTCACCGAGACCACGTAGACGCTGGTACCGTCGGGGCTGATCACGATGTCATTCGCACCGGACACCGCGACGCCGTCGGTGCATCCTCCCGCGCCGTCTTCATTGATGCAGCCGCTCGCACCGGGCTTGCGGACAAGAGTGCCGGTGACGGTGTCGCGGTCGAAGATGACGATCCCGTCACCGGTCGTAACCACGGCATAGAGGTTTTTCTGATCCGGGCTCAGCCGCACGTTGATGACACCACCGCTGCCGGTGGCGCAGCCTTCGGCGCCGTCGGCATTGATGCAGCCCGCGGTGCCCGCTCGCTGCGTGAGCTGCCCGGTCGATGTGTTACGGTCGAAGATATCGACCCCGTTTCCGGAACCTACGTACGCGGTCGTAAAGTCTGCAGTGACCTCCACTCCGCGCGCGCCTTCCAGGTTACGCACATCCGTACAGATGCCGCCGGACCCGGTGTTGCTGAGACATCCCGCGGTTCCGGCAAGCTGCGTCAGCGCTCCGGTTGCCGTGTTGCGAGCAAGCACGACGATCTCGTCGCTGAACTCCATCGTCACGTAGACAGTTTTGTCGTCGGGCGAGATGCTGAGCACGCCCGTGTGATCGATCGCCACCGCAGCTGTGCATCCGAGCGCTCCTCCGGTTTCGACGCAGCCCTGCGGCAACGGCTTCTGCACGAGGCACGCGCCGGCACCGGCGCGAATCGGCATGCAGAGGATCGCCGTCACGGCGGCAAACGCACAGAGATTGCGTGTTGGATTCCCCTCCGTCCGTACCATGAAGACCTCCCCCTCGGCCACCGTTGGTCGCGGCGGCACGTGCTGTTCCTAGCAAAGCGATGCGGCCGTGGCGAGGCGTACACCGACATCGCGCGGCCGGTCCGATCTGGTGTAGAGGCGAAGCTATCCGTGGGGATTTCCGCCGGAGCGTCGCGAACAGTCGCTGGCGCGATGGCAGTCGCCTTGAGCAAGGCGCCGTTAGAGAGTCCCGCCCAACCCTCTCTCTGAACAGTAGAAACGTCCATACGTGTGCTCACGGTAGCGCGGCGACTCGTGTGCCGCCGAGGTCATGGGTTTAACACGTACAGATCAATCACCCCGACCCCTTCATTGCCACCCACTGGTTGCCTCAGCGATCCGATGAGCAATGCCGGCCGCCCTTTGCCGTCGGGATCCGGCGCGCGCCGTATGTTCCATCCGAACCAGCTCTCGGCACCGTCGCCGGTCCAATCCGCAAGCACGTCGCCGGTCTTCCCCGAGCGAATGTCCACGCGCCCGACGCGGTCCGCGCCGCCTTCGCGATGCCACGGCGCACCGATCGCAACGTCGTCGACGCCGTCGCCGTCGACGTCGCCTGCGCTGATCACCATGCGGCCGTAGTACTCGCCCGGCTGCTTGCCGCTCCACTTGCGAAGCTCTTTGCCCGTGACGCCGGAGAACACCTGCACGAATCCGGGCTGCGTGCGCGTGGTGTCGCCGCTGTATGCGGACGAGATCGCGATCTCTCCGCGGCCGTCGCCGTCGAGATCGCCGATCGATGCAAACATCTCGCCGAAGCCGGTGATCGGGTCGGGACTGTCCCACTGCCGCAGCAGCGCGCCCGTGTTCGCAGACAGCAGAAACACCGCACCGCGAAGATCGGTCGGCGACACGCCCTGGAAGTCTCCGATTGCGACATCGTCGTGGCCGTCGGCGTCGAAGTCGCTGGTGCGCGCCACGTACCAGCCGAATGCCCAGCGCGGCGCTTCCGGTTCGTACATGCGAAGCACCGAGCCGTCCTTGCCGCTCAACAGATAGACGCGCCCGCCGTCGCGAAACGGTGCGCCGGCAAAAAGGTCGACGATGCCGTCGCCGTTCTGGTCGCCGGCAAGTGCCATGTCCCAGCCGAGCGTCTCTTCGCGCTTGGCGATCTTTCGCCACAGCACTTCGCCGGTCTTCGGCGAGCGCGCCGAGATCACGCCGTGCTGCACGCCGTCGAGCTTTGCCTGCGGCGCAGAGATGACGACGTCGGCCAGCTTGTCGCCGTCGAGATCGGGAATCGGAATCACCGACTGGCCGAACATTCCGCCTTCGAGCACGCCGTCCCATTCGCGCAGCTTCGCGCCGGTGGCGCCCGACCAGATCATCGCGACGCCGTTCTGGTAAACGTTGTCCTTGAGCTTCCAGCGCGAGCCGGCGGCGATGTCGGCTTTGCCGTCGCCGTCCACGTCGAGCGGATCGCCGAAGCGGAAGCCGAGCTCGCCGTTGGGAACTTCACCGGTGATGCGGCGCGCGAGGCACCAGCCGCTGCCGGCTTCGCTGCACGGCGGGACGGCAGCGGCTTGCGATGCAATCGCGAGGATCGCCGCGAGTGCGAAGACAGTGGAGGAACGATTGCGCAAAAAGGTCATAGAGTCTGATTGAGTCTCCGGGGTCGGTTTTGCCCGTTAGAGTTGCGGAGATTACGTGGCTTATTCTCCGCATGCGTTGCGTTGAAACCTCAGTCCTGCGGAGACTGCACGTCATTCCTCGCAGGAAGTGCGAGGCGCGGCAATCTCGCCGACGCGGGAACATTCCCCGGGGAATGTCGGTGCGAGGCGACGCGCGAACATTCCCCGGGGAATGTCGGCGGATGGCGGCCGCGCCGTCAAACGAACAATCACTGGACGCGGTTAGGGCGATAGCCGCTGGTCTTACGGCTTCGATTCACCGATACTGCTCGCCTGCCTGCCGACCCAGAGGCTGTTCTGTCTCTCGGTCCCCTCGTCCTTTCGTCCTCTCGTCCTGCAAGGAGAATTTGAACATGAAGCGACAGTTTCTGATCGCAGCGGCTTTGTCTGCTGTTCTGAGCCTTGGCAGCATCGAGACACGTGGATGATCGCCGGATTTCGGACGCCAAGGGGGGAAATATGAATCGGATCTTTTTTGTCGCGGCCTTCGTGCTCGCGACCACGGCCGGACTGGCGCAGGCGGCCGACGTCGCCATCGTCCCGACCAAGCTCCTCATCGTCGACACGACCGCAGCCGGCGGCAACTTCAAGGTCGTCGTGGTCGCGAAAGATCCGGCTGTTACGAAGGGGACGGGCACGGACCTGACGATGATCTCGGCGTCATTGCGCATCGCCTACGACGAAGCTGCCGGCGAATTCGCGATGCCACAAGGCGCGGCCTGGGTGAAGAACACGGTTTCGACGAGCAAGTATCTGCTGAGCACTGCGCCCGACGGTGGTCCGGTCAAGCTCAATCTCATCGAGTCCGGCAAGCTCCTCAAGTTCAAGGCCGTAGCACCCGGCGAACCAGCGCTCGACATCTCCGCAGCTCCTGTCGGAGAGGTGTCACTCAGCGAAACGATCGTCAATGGTGACGAAACCACCCGGCTCTGCGGCAAGTTCTCGTCCTGCACGTACAAGAACATTGCCGGCGGCCTCGGCTACAAGATTGTCTGCACGGCCGGCGAGGCCGATCCTGGCTGCTCCGCGTCCCCGGCATCGACCACGACCACGATTGCACCGACGACAACCCTCGACGCACCGACGACAACCCTCGACGCACCGACGACGACGCTCAACGTAACGACCACGACCCTCGACGTAACGACGACGACGCTGGACGTGACGACGACGACGCTGGACGTAACGACGACGACTCTGGGCGTAACGACGACGACGCTGCTTTTCTGCGTCCCGGAGACGACAGACAACTGTTCCACCGGGCAGCCGGGCATCTGCGATGCAGGAACGCGAGTTTGTAATCCGGCCGGTACGGCCTACGGATCCTGTACGCCGCTGACGACGGGTTACGCGGAAATCTGCTTCGACGGACTCGACAACGACTGCAACGGCGTCGCCAACGACGGCTGCGTCTGCCAGCTGGGCACTCCGGAAAGCTGCAACACCGGTCAGCCCGGTTTTTGCGCGAACGGCACACGCATCTGCCTGGGCACGAGCTGGGGCGCCTGCACTCCTAACGCGCCCGTGTCGCCGGAGGTCTGCGATTTCCTCGACAACGACTGTGACGGCGAGACGGACGAAGGCTGCATCTGCTCACCGAACTCGACTGCCGTCTGCAGTACGGGCCTGGCTGGCCTCTGCGACGTCGGACTCGCGACCTGCAGCGCAGATGGCAGCGGTTACGGCAGCTGCAGTCAGCTCCTGTTCCCGACCGAGGAAAGCTGCGGAGATAGCGTGGACAATGACTGCGACGGCGAAGTCGACGAGGACTGTACGACAACGACGACTACGACATCGACCACGATTCCACCCGATACGACGACGACGACGACGACAACAACGACCAGCACAACGGTGACGGCTTGTGTTCCCGTCATGGCGCCGCCGGCTCTGGCTGCGGGCACCTTCATCCGCTTCACGCGCGGCGAATCGCAACTCGCGAACGACGTCAATTTCTATGCCGACCCCGAAGCCAATGCGCTTTCCAACGCCGACCCGGCGGTATTGGATGCATCCAACTTCATCGATCCTGCCGTTTGCGGTTCCACGGCCGCCGATCTGGACTTTCATTGGGAGGTCCGATACCCCTCCACGTCGGCCATCACGAACCCCTATACCCTTGCAGGCATCACTGGTTACCGCAGAGTCCGCCTCGAAATCGGCGCGAACACACTGATCGGTCAATCTGTTCCGCCAGTCACGTTCAGGCTCACCGCAACCTCGCGGCTGACAGGGCTCAGCAGCACGGTCGATATTCTTTCGGAGCTTTCAGAGTCGACTATGTCCCTGACCGTGTTCAATGCCTGCAAAGGCCAGGTGACAGCGTGCCCTACCTGCATCTGTAATTCGGCTCTGGCGCTGCCGGCGAACGAACCGACCTGACGGTCGGCGTTTCGCGGAGCGCGGCACGAAGAGTTGAGGATCGTTGGTCTCGCCGACGCGCGAACATTCCCCGGGGAATGTTGGGGGATGACGGCCGCGCCGTGAAACGGACAACGTAGCTTCACTGGACGCGAACTTGGCAATCCACGCATGTCGCGGGAGGGCAACATCTCGCTACGATCATGCTTCGACCTTCCGCTTGCTTGCAGGCGTCCTTCCGAGCTTCATGAATGGCTTTTCGATGGCGAAGTAGGTTGCGGCGGCCAACGTTAGTGTTGCAGCAACTGCAAGCCACCCCGCAAGTGTCGGTGAACTGGTCAGATGGCGGCTACCGAGCTTCACGATCGGAAAGTGAAGAAGATACACGCCAAAGCTGATAGCACCCAGAAAACGGAGCGGCGCCAGAGACAGAACGCGGCGCATGGTTCCTTCTCCGTGCATCGCAGCAATCAGGCATACCGTCCAGAGCGCGCCGAAGCGCCCTGGCTCAGCAAAGAAGCGGTTATGTAGAACCTCTTCGCCGGTTACCCATGACCAGACACTCGGGATGTGGAGCAGCACGATTGCCATGGCAAGCCATCCTGCGCCTTCGACAGCCGTTCGCGCTCTCGAGCTCAAAGGGCCCAGCATGGTTTCGATCGAGTCGTGAGCCCATGCGGCGAAAACGCCACCGAGAAATGCGGGGAGCGTTCGCCACAGCTCCGCCGGGAATGTCGAAGGAAAGAACGACTTGATACCGCTGACCAGGCCGATGAGCAGTGCAGCGGCTGCTACCAGGATGGCTGGTCGATGTGGCAGCGCAGCACCGGCAAGCACGATCAGAGGCAGCAGGGCGTAAAAATAACACTCTATCGGAATGGTCCAGAACACTCCGACGCCCGCACGAAGCATCAGGTGGTCGACGACGCTGTCGAAGGTCAGACGATCCACAAAGTCCGCGCCAAGAAACGACGCAAGACAGGTTGCCAGCAGAACGACGGAGTAGAGCGGGTAGATCCTGAAGAATCGTCGCTTGAAAT of Candidatus Limnocylindrales bacterium contains these proteins:
- a CDS encoding zinc-dependent alcohol dehydrogenase family protein, giving the protein MRAMILEKLADAATKPLRLVDAPLPAPAEHEILVRVRACGVCRTDLHVIEGDLAEQKLPIVPGHQVVGTVERCGAGARRFAAGSRVGIAWLRSTCGVCRWCQSGRENLCPSSRYTGWHADGGYAEYAFVDERFAYAIPDEFSDAEAAPLMCAGIIGYRALELAEVPPGGTLALFGFGSSAHIVLRIARHRGHRVFVSTRGESHQRLALDLGAEWAGATLDVPPEPVDSAIVFAPAGEIVPVAMRALAKGGTCALAGIHMTPVPSLDYESCLFHEKKLRSVEANTRNDGEGLLREAAAAGIRPRVTTFALEDANEALVRLKTDRIDGSAVLVMS
- a CDS encoding type II toxin-antitoxin system VapC family toxin, whose amino-acid sequence is MTAVYCDTSVVVAYYVPEDQSERAERALRTQRQRMVSSLVVTEASAALRRKVHDKELSRTQAQSALDAFRRDVVTGLFRAIDVDRRHFDHAGAQLWSTRQRLRSLDALHLAVAELDGLGLLTSDTVMAKAARELGIRTVWAGA
- a CDS encoding beta-propeller fold lactonase family protein is translated as MVRTEGNPTRNLCAFAAVTAILCMPIRAGAGACLVQKPLPQGCVETGGALGCTAAVAIDHTGVLSISPDDKTVYVTMEFSDEIVVLARNTATGALTQLAGTAGCLSNTGSGGICTDVRNLEGARGVEVTADFTTAYVGSGNGVDIFDRNTSTGQLTQRAGTAGCINADGAEGCATGSGGVINVRLSPDQKNLYAVVTTGDGIVIFDRDTVTGTLVRKPGASGCINEDGAGGCTDGVAVSGANDIVISPDGTSVYVVSVTSNAIAIFDRNTVTGVLTQKPGTAGCISDDGSGGACTDGSQLVLAINGALSPDGKNLYVVAGFTGSSNAITVFDRNVATGELTQKPGHAGCISNNGSFGLCTDGHGLVSPRSVVVSSDGMAVYVGFEDSDGVAIFDRDMTNGEITQQPGAYGCVNRTGSDGCTVGVAMQDSVGMTASDDGKSVYVGGYGSNGLAVFDRVDCPPTTTTTSTTTTTTSTTTSTIPTTTSTSTSTTTSTTTSTTTSTSTTTLPSVDICGPVPRSDCRDQSRARIRMRDVGDTSAKALEFVWKDGEATGLEDLGNPVSGSTEITLCVYAAGLPVVELVVPPGSHWKTTTPDGFRYFDRAGLTDGMRRIVLRAGMAGEARVRAKALSKSLALPALPLTAPVRVQLVANTAGNVDCWEAEFTTLMWNNDRKVEAVR
- a CDS encoding MopE-related protein; this translates as MNRIFFVAAFVLATTAGLAQAADVAIVPTKLLIVDTTAAGGNFKVVVVAKDPAVTKGTGTDLTMISASLRIAYDEAAGEFAMPQGAAWVKNTVSTSKYLLSTAPDGGPVKLNLIESGKLLKFKAVAPGEPALDISAAPVGEVSLSETIVNGDETTRLCGKFSSCTYKNIAGGLGYKIVCTAGEADPGCSASPASTTTTIAPTTTLDAPTTTLDAPTTTLNVTTTTLDVTTTTLDVTTTTLDVTTTTLGVTTTTLLFCVPETTDNCSTGQPGICDAGTRVCNPAGTAYGSCTPLTTGYAEICFDGLDNDCNGVANDGCVCQLGTPESCNTGQPGFCANGTRICLGTSWGACTPNAPVSPEVCDFLDNDCDGETDEGCICSPNSTAVCSTGLAGLCDVGLATCSADGSGYGSCSQLLFPTEESCGDSVDNDCDGEVDEDCTTTTTTTSTTIPPDTTTTTTTTTTSTTVTACVPVMAPPALAAGTFIRFTRGESQLANDVNFYADPEANALSNADPAVLDASNFIDPAVCGSTAADLDFHWEVRYPSTSAITNPYTLAGITGYRRVRLEIGANTLIGQSVPPVTFRLTATSRLTGLSSTVDILSELSESTMSLTVFNACKGQVTACPTCICNSALALPANEPT
- a CDS encoding acyltransferase, whose amino-acid sequence is MGRVSCLDGLRGLAVAFVVVSHLSQLRVPLFPGLDLAGSGFYGVCLFFTLSAYLLTSLLLKNSPDALHSAEVWTQYFKRRFFRIYPLYSVVLLATCLASFLGADFVDRLTFDSVVDHLMLRAGVGVFWTIPIECYFYALLPLIVLAGAALPHRPAILVAAAALLIGLVSGIKSFFPSTFPAELWRTLPAFLGGVFAAWAHDSIETMLGPLSSRARTAVEGAGWLAMAIVLLHIPSVWSWVTGEEVLHNRFFAEPGRFGALWTVCLIAAMHGEGTMRRVLSLAPLRFLGAISFGVYLLHFPIVKLGSRHLTSSPTLAGWLAVAATLTLAAATYFAIEKPFMKLGRTPASKRKVEA